One region of Thiomonas intermedia genomic DNA includes:
- the hemH gene encoding ferrochelatase translates to MSLSDPTGYQHGTTPQTAILLVNLGTPDAPTAPALRRYLGEFLSDPRVVEIPKPVWWLILNGIILPIRSAKSAAKYASVWTDRGSPLQTGTADLTQAVAAEMARAGHHVQVRYAMRYGNPSVASVLDDLARQNVTRILLVPLYPQYCAATTASTMDAVSAWMRRRRRVPELRVLNHFHDVPAYIDALASKIETQWQQQGRPDKLVMSFHGMPARTLKLGDPYHCECHKTGRLLAARLGLEPSEYEVTFQSRFGKQEWLQPYTEPTLRKLARDGVARVDVVCPGFTVDCLETLEEIAMEGKQAFLSSGGQVFHYIDCLNADAHWAQGFSKLLASHLQGWDTTVPIDPSALASTRALAQAMGADSLGGNSEG, encoded by the coding sequence ATGTCCCTGTCCGATCCCACTGGCTACCAGCACGGCACGACCCCGCAAACAGCCATACTTCTGGTCAACTTGGGCACACCCGATGCCCCCACCGCGCCGGCCTTGCGGCGCTACCTCGGTGAATTCCTCAGCGACCCCCGGGTGGTGGAGATTCCCAAGCCTGTCTGGTGGCTCATTCTCAACGGCATCATTCTGCCGATCCGGTCCGCCAAATCCGCCGCGAAGTACGCCTCGGTCTGGACGGATCGGGGTTCGCCCCTGCAGACCGGCACGGCCGATCTCACGCAGGCGGTGGCAGCCGAAATGGCGCGGGCCGGTCATCATGTCCAGGTGCGCTATGCCATGCGCTATGGCAATCCGTCAGTGGCCAGCGTGCTCGACGATCTGGCCCGACAGAATGTGACCCGCATTCTCTTGGTGCCGCTTTATCCGCAGTACTGCGCGGCCACCACGGCCTCGACGATGGATGCGGTGTCGGCCTGGATGCGGCGCCGTCGCCGTGTTCCCGAGTTGCGGGTGCTCAATCACTTTCACGATGTGCCGGCCTATATCGACGCGCTGGCCAGCAAGATCGAGACGCAATGGCAGCAGCAGGGCCGACCGGACAAACTCGTGATGAGCTTTCACGGCATGCCGGCGCGCACGCTCAAGTTGGGCGATCCGTATCACTGCGAATGCCACAAGACGGGTCGGCTGCTGGCCGCTCGCCTGGGGCTGGAGCCGTCGGAATACGAAGTTACCTTCCAGTCGCGTTTCGGCAAGCAGGAATGGCTGCAGCCCTACACCGAACCCACTTTGCGCAAACTGGCGCGGGACGGGGTGGCGCGGGTGGACGTGGTCTGCCCGGGATTCACGGTCGATTGCCTGGAAACGCTGGAAGAGATCGCCATGGAGGGCAAGCAGGCCTTTCTGTCGAGCGGCGGACAGGTCTTTCACTACATCGACTGCCTGAATGCCGACGCTCATTGGGCGCAGGGTTTCAGCAAGCTGCTGGCATCGCATCTGCAAGGCTGGGATACGACGGTGCCGATCGATCCGAGCGCGTTGGCATCGACCCGTGCGCTGGCCCAAGCCATGGGTGCCGACTCGCTCGGCGGAAACTCAGA